A portion of the Eubacterium maltosivorans genome contains these proteins:
- the fusA gene encoding elongation factor G, which yields MKTYPTKNIRNILLLGHGGSGKTTLTEALAFNGGAIDRMGRVDEGNTLSDFDPEEKRRMFSISSSIIPVEYGGHKINIIDVPGYFDFIGDAYAALRVADAVVIVVDALAGVQVGTEKAIELLSKVDVPAFIVVNKMDRENATFAKVMDNLKEAFGNKVIPFELPMGEGEDMRGVVNIVDMTGSERKDNRCFDVEVPEDMKEELEPFREMIMESVAQTSEDLMEKYFDGEELTEDEIHHGIRTGVLDGDLIPVLCTSAVQNIGVETLENMIIAYLPSPKDAKPVMGKDPRDGKEVERACGASESFSALVFKTIVDPFVGKLSIFKVMSGVLEATTEVYNATKEAKEKTNHIYVLRGNKQIEIEALLAGDIGAFSKLGVTVTGDTLCDPKDPIVYDKIEFPKPVISMAIEPKTKADIDKLSTGLHRLIEEDPTMSFNRNNETKQTLLSGLGEMHLEVISNKLQQKFGVGVNLEPMKVPYRETIRKSASAQGRHKKQSGGSGQFGDVWVTFEPGDTPNDDFVFIDKVVGGAVPRNFIPAVEKGLQDCMVEGVLAGYPVTGVKATLYDGSYHAVDSDEMSFKMAATLAYRKGMKEASPVLLEPIYKLTITVPEEYMGDIMGDLNKKRGRIMGMEPIEGGKQVITAEAPLAELFKYATELRSMTQARGEFEMEYVRYEEAPAMISDKVVAEAQAAKEKK from the coding sequence ATGAAAACGTATCCAACCAAAAACATCCGAAATATCCTTTTATTAGGGCATGGGGGAAGCGGCAAGACAACATTGACAGAGGCGCTGGCTTTTAACGGCGGTGCCATTGACCGAATGGGCAGAGTTGATGAAGGGAACACCTTATCCGATTTTGATCCGGAAGAAAAGAGAAGAATGTTCTCAATTTCTTCATCCATTATTCCAGTAGAATATGGCGGACACAAGATTAATATCATCGATGTACCCGGTTATTTTGATTTTATCGGGGACGCCTACGCAGCACTGAGAGTCGCAGATGCGGTTGTTATCGTAGTCGATGCTTTAGCCGGCGTACAGGTAGGTACAGAAAAAGCCATTGAGCTTTTGTCAAAGGTTGACGTACCCGCTTTCATTGTGGTCAACAAAATGGACCGCGAAAACGCGACCTTTGCCAAGGTAATGGATAACCTGAAGGAAGCCTTTGGCAATAAGGTCATTCCTTTTGAATTACCCATGGGCGAAGGCGAGGACATGCGCGGCGTCGTCAACATTGTTGATATGACCGGAAGCGAAAGAAAGGACAACCGCTGCTTTGACGTGGAAGTACCTGAAGATATGAAGGAAGAGCTGGAACCTTTCCGTGAAATGATCATGGAATCCGTTGCCCAGACCAGTGAAGACCTGATGGAAAAATACTTTGACGGCGAAGAGCTGACCGAAGACGAAATCCACCATGGCATCCGCACCGGCGTGCTGGACGGCGACCTGATCCCGGTTCTGTGTACCTCCGCAGTACAGAATATCGGCGTAGAAACCCTGGAAAATATGATCATTGCCTATCTGCCGTCACCAAAGGACGCCAAACCTGTTATGGGCAAGGATCCAAGAGACGGAAAAGAAGTCGAACGTGCCTGCGGCGCCAGCGAGAGCTTCTCCGCACTGGTCTTTAAGACCATCGTCGACCCGTTTGTCGGCAAGCTGTCCATCTTTAAGGTAATGTCTGGCGTACTTGAAGCCACAACGGAGGTCTATAACGCCACCAAGGAAGCAAAAGAAAAGACCAACCACATCTATGTGCTGCGCGGCAACAAGCAGATCGAAATCGAAGCCTTACTGGCAGGCGATATCGGCGCTTTCTCCAAGCTAGGCGTTACCGTCACCGGAGACACCCTGTGCGATCCGAAAGACCCCATCGTCTATGACAAGATCGAATTCCCGAAACCGGTGATCTCAATGGCCATTGAACCAAAAACCAAAGCGGACATCGACAAGCTGTCCACGGGCCTCCACCGTCTGATCGAGGAAGACCCGACCATGAGCTTTAACCGCAATAATGAAACCAAACAGACACTGCTTTCAGGCCTTGGCGAAATGCACCTGGAAGTGATCTCCAATAAATTACAGCAGAAATTCGGCGTCGGCGTAAACCTTGAGCCCATGAAGGTGCCATACCGTGAAACCATCCGTAAATCTGCCAGCGCCCAGGGCCGTCATAAGAAACAGTCCGGCGGCAGCGGCCAGTTCGGTGACGTATGGGTAACCTTTGAACCAGGCGATACCCCGAATGATGATTTTGTCTTTATCGACAAGGTTGTGGGCGGCGCTGTGCCGAGAAACTTTATTCCGGCGGTCGAAAAAGGCCTTCAGGACTGTATGGTGGAAGGCGTGCTGGCCGGCTATCCGGTTACCGGCGTAAAGGCCACCCTGTACGATGGCTCCTACCATGCTGTCGACTCAGATGAAATGTCCTTTAAGATGGCGGCCACTCTGGCATACCGCAAAGGGATGAAAGAAGCCTCACCGGTTCTGCTCGAACCCATCTATAAGCTGACCATCACCGTGCCCGAAGAATACATGGGCGATATCATGGGCGACCTCAATAAGAAACGCGGCCGCATCATGGGGATGGAACCCATCGAAGGCGGAAAACAGGTCATCACCGCAGAAGCGCCGCTGGCAGAATTGTTTAAATATGCCACCGAGCTCCGCTCCATGACCCAGGCCAGAGGCGAATTCGAAATGGAATATGTCCGCTACGAAGAAGCCCCAGCCATGATCTCCGACAAAGTCGTAGCCGAAGCCCAAGCAGCGAAAGAGAAGAAGTGA
- a CDS encoding xanthine phosphoribosyltransferase, with the protein MELLKNKILNDGHALGKDILKVDSFLNHQLDIRLFEAMGEEFARRFKDVEVTKILTIETSGIAIAAVAAKYFDYCPVVFGKKNASLNLDKDIYTSEVYSFTKQQTYQIMVSKKYLNPEDKVLIIDDFLANGKAVEALEEIVKQSGAQLMGVGIAIEKGFQNGGKEIRASGIRLESLAIVDEMYEDGTIIFRD; encoded by the coding sequence ATGGAATTATTAAAGAATAAAATTTTGAACGATGGGCACGCGCTTGGAAAAGATATATTAAAAGTGGATTCATTTCTCAACCATCAGCTGGATATCCGGCTTTTCGAAGCCATGGGCGAGGAATTTGCGCGACGCTTTAAAGATGTCGAAGTCACTAAAATTCTGACCATCGAAACCTCCGGTATCGCCATTGCCGCTGTGGCAGCCAAATATTTTGACTACTGCCCTGTGGTATTCGGCAAAAAAAATGCGTCCTTAAATCTGGATAAGGACATTTATACCAGTGAGGTTTACTCTTTTACCAAGCAGCAGACCTACCAGATCATGGTTTCAAAAAAATATCTGAATCCCGAAGATAAGGTTCTGATCATTGATGATTTTCTGGCCAACGGCAAAGCCGTTGAAGCCCTGGAGGAAATTGTGAAGCAGTCCGGCGCCCAGCTGATGGGTGTGGGCATCGCCATTGAAAAAGGCTTCCAGAACGGTGGAAAAGAAATCCGCGCGTCCGGTATCCGGCTGGAATCACTGGCCATTGTCGATGAAATGTATGAGGATGGCACCATTATCTTTCGTGATTAA
- the murI gene encoding glutamate racemase, whose protein sequence is MGNSSPIGLIDSGIGGFTVLRELQRQLPRENIVYLGDAKRMPYGERKNEEIIAFGNSDIRFLENRGVKAILLACNTLSSLIGSLTAKVPLFSIVEAGCLATIDRQKEGSVGLIATTATVKNGTYEHILSRHTQAISYITQGTRTLANVINNHPGELVLLRRNIKEAIDPIFERERVSALLLGCTHFPIVRKTIEEMYPCLSIIDPADKQITLLKAYLEKNNAFNESQYDGVTHICATGGDRDYTIFENMIEQLALGCNELTLEQLDIDE, encoded by the coding sequence ATGGGAAACAGCAGTCCGATTGGTTTAATCGACTCAGGAATCGGCGGTTTTACCGTCCTGCGGGAGCTGCAGCGGCAGCTGCCCAGAGAAAACATCGTCTATCTGGGCGATGCCAAACGCATGCCCTACGGAGAACGGAAAAATGAGGAAATTATCGCCTTTGGTAACAGCGATATCCGTTTTCTGGAGAATAGGGGCGTCAAGGCCATTCTTCTGGCCTGCAATACCCTTTCCTCACTCATTGGCAGCCTCACCGCAAAGGTGCCCTTATTCAGCATTGTGGAGGCCGGGTGCCTGGCCACCATCGACCGTCAGAAGGAAGGATCGGTAGGGCTCATCGCCACCACCGCCACCGTCAAAAACGGTACCTATGAGCATATTCTGTCCAGACACACGCAGGCGATCAGCTACATTACCCAGGGGACCCGTACCCTTGCCAATGTGATCAATAACCACCCGGGCGAGCTGGTGCTGCTGCGCCGGAATATTAAAGAGGCCATCGACCCCATCTTTGAAAGAGAGCGGGTCAGTGCGCTGCTTCTGGGCTGTACCCATTTTCCCATTGTCCGTAAAACCATTGAGGAAATGTACCCCTGCCTGAGCATCATCGACCCGGCCGACAAGCAGATCACCCTGCTGAAGGCGTATCTGGAGAAGAACAACGCCTTTAACGAAAGCCAGTACGACGGCGTGACGCATATCTGCGCTACCGGCGGGGACCGGGACTATACCATCTTTGAGAATATGATCGAGCAGCTGGCCCTTGGCTGCAACGAGCTGACCCTGGAACAGCTGGACATTGACGAATAA
- the trpS gene encoding tryptophan--tRNA ligase — protein METPEKKIVYSGIQPSGTFTIGNYFGAMKNWVPMQEAYDCLYCVVDLHAITVPQVPADLRRRTYESLAILMAVGIDPDKSILYVQSHVPAHTELTWILNCFSYMGELSRMTQYKDKSKKQGNNIRVGLFDYPVLMAADILLYQSDLVPVGNDQKQHVELARDIAARFNQQFSPTFKLPEPYFGETGARIMSLQEPSKKMSKSDENINGFVSLLDDPDTVIRKFKRAVTDSDTEVRHDRENKPGVSNLMEIYNCTTGRSLEEIQKEFEGKGYGDFKLAVGESVAEALRPIQTEYKRLLADKGYLESVMKQNAERASKIAYKTLMKVRKKTGFINL, from the coding sequence ATGGAAACACCCGAAAAAAAAATTGTGTACAGCGGTATACAGCCATCAGGAACCTTTACCATCGGTAATTATTTTGGCGCCATGAAAAACTGGGTGCCCATGCAGGAGGCCTATGACTGCCTGTACTGCGTGGTCGACCTGCACGCCATCACCGTGCCGCAGGTTCCGGCGGATTTAAGACGCCGCACCTATGAATCCCTGGCCATTTTGATGGCTGTGGGCATCGACCCGGATAAATCGATTCTTTATGTGCAGTCCCATGTGCCGGCTCATACCGAGCTGACCTGGATACTCAACTGCTTCAGCTACATGGGCGAGCTGAGCCGTATGACCCAGTATAAGGATAAATCCAAAAAACAGGGCAACAACATCCGCGTCGGCCTTTTCGACTATCCGGTTCTGATGGCTGCTGACATTTTATTATACCAGTCCGATCTGGTACCTGTCGGCAATGACCAGAAACAGCATGTCGAGCTGGCAAGAGACATCGCCGCCCGTTTTAACCAGCAGTTCAGCCCCACCTTTAAGCTGCCGGAGCCCTATTTTGGCGAAACTGGCGCGCGCATCATGAGCCTGCAGGAACCCAGCAAGAAAATGTCCAAATCCGATGAGAACATCAACGGCTTTGTCTCGCTGTTAGACGATCCCGATACGGTTATCCGCAAGTTTAAGCGCGCGGTCACCGATTCCGATACCGAAGTCCGCCACGACCGGGAAAACAAGCCTGGCGTCTCCAATCTCATGGAAATCTACAACTGCACCACTGGCCGCAGCCTTGAAGAAATCCAGAAGGAGTTTGAGGGCAAAGGCTATGGCGATTTCAAGCTGGCAGTTGGCGAGAGCGTAGCGGAGGCTTTGCGCCCCATCCAGACGGAATACAAGCGTCTGCTGGCCGACAAGGGCTATCTGGAAAGCGTCATGAAGCAAAACGCCGAGAGAGCCTCAAAAATCGCGTACAAAACCCTCATGAAGGTCCGTAAAAAGACTGGGTTTATCAATCTGTAA
- a CDS encoding YcbK family protein — MRYKKTGGVLILFVFGVSLIFAASLPLPKAKGLLETSPEQTASPPTAEAPPEPDTQAQTPGGPPETIIPHAPENREPQVSGHFLMSEYACDCAGYCDGWPAQMSPALLERIEALRCVLDRPVIITSGVRCPRRNAEVGGIPCSWHLSGHAADLYCPGVSVPTLAETAESLGLGVLPHYDEGYAHVELWE, encoded by the coding sequence ATGCGTTATAAAAAAACAGGCGGGGTGCTGATCCTTTTCGTCTTTGGCGTCAGCCTGATTTTTGCCGCTTCCCTGCCCCTTCCCAAAGCAAAGGGCCTGCTGGAAACATCGCCAGAGCAGACGGCCTCTCCGCCCACAGCAGAAGCGCCGCCTGAGCCAGACACGCAGGCGCAAACCCCCGGTGGTCCCCCGGAAACCATCATCCCCCACGCGCCGGAAAACCGGGAGCCCCAGGTCTCCGGGCACTTCCTGATGTCGGAATACGCTTGTGATTGTGCGGGCTATTGCGACGGGTGGCCGGCGCAGATGTCCCCCGCCCTGCTCGAGCGCATCGAGGCCCTGCGCTGCGTGCTGGACCGTCCGGTCATTATCACCTCTGGGGTGCGCTGCCCCAGGCGAAACGCCGAGGTCGGCGGTATCCCCTGTTCCTGGCATCTGAGCGGACACGCCGCAGACCTCTACTGCCCGGGCGTTTCGGTGCCCACCCTTGCCGAGACGGCAGAAAGCCTGGGGCTGGGCGTGCTGCCCCACTACGATGAGGGATACGCCCATGTGGAGCTTTGGGAGTAA
- a CDS encoding DUF2922 domain-containing protein, whose protein sequence is MAATNSKDLVLSYERADGKTHNMTIPDYRNDITDAEIKTGAEAILAQAIFLPDGVGLVKLAGAVKVETTKTEVPVADAQA, encoded by the coding sequence ATGGCAGCAACAAACAGTAAGGATCTCGTTCTCAGCTATGAACGGGCAGACGGCAAAACCCACAACATGACCATTCCCGATTACAGAAACGATATTACCGACGCCGAGATCAAAACCGGCGCCGAGGCCATTCTGGCTCAAGCTATTTTTCTTCCCGACGGCGTAGGGCTCGTCAAACTCGCCGGGGCGGTGAAGGTGGAAACCACCAAAACCGAAGTCCCCGTCGCAGATGCGCAAGCGTAG
- a CDS encoding DUF1659 domain-containing protein, which produces MAIEKQITGVDMKTTLNYGDNGEGKIVKKTKTYGDVREDVTDEAFFATAKAIAAMQEPIMERKQKVTSEELMEV; this is translated from the coding sequence ATGGCAATTGAAAAACAGATTACTGGCGTCGATATGAAAACCACGCTGAATTATGGTGATAACGGCGAGGGAAAAATTGTGAAAAAGACAAAGACCTACGGCGATGTGCGCGAGGACGTCACCGACGAGGCGTTTTTCGCTACTGCCAAGGCCATCGCGGCCATGCAGGAGCCCATTATGGAGCGCAAACAAAAGGTCACTTCTGAAGAACTCATGGAAGTGTAA
- a CDS encoding sigma-70 family RNA polymerase sigma factor, giving the protein MLRFRALVLSSMKRLIPPSYYEDAYQDGCLAVLSAIRSFDAESGVYFSKYVQMKVNYCFLERGRFYKGAAPEPPLSLDMPVSSAQDAGTLADCIADTAPPTADTLIRQEELSRLAPLVKALPQKYRSIIEAHYFKGLSLAEIARQQGISPNTVSTWHRRGLAALKERL; this is encoded by the coding sequence CTGCTGCGCTTTCGGGCGCTGGTGCTCTCGTCCATGAAACGCCTGATCCCGCCTTCGTATTATGAGGACGCCTATCAGGACGGCTGCCTGGCCGTGCTTTCGGCCATCCGCAGCTTTGATGCGGAAAGCGGCGTCTATTTCAGCAAATATGTCCAGATGAAGGTCAACTACTGCTTTCTGGAAAGGGGCCGTTTTTACAAAGGCGCCGCGCCAGAGCCGCCCCTCAGCCTGGACATGCCTGTATCCAGCGCTCAGGATGCCGGTACTCTGGCCGACTGCATCGCCGATACCGCGCCCCCGACCGCTGATACCCTCATCCGGCAGGAGGAACTCAGCCGCCTGGCCCCACTGGTGAAAGCTTTGCCCCAAAAGTACCGGAGCATCATCGAGGCCCACTATTTTAAAGGCCTGTCCCTGGCCGAAATCGCCAGACAACAGGGCATCAGCCCCAATACGGTGAGCACCTGGCACCGGCGGGGACTGGCGGCGCTGAAAGAAAGGCTTTAA
- a CDS encoding BRO family protein, producing the protein MTRSQNRYTPVCLPQIFGGQRFRALYDAQDGTVYFVLNDLCALLGHSNARMAAKRHVAPQDVTKRYVLDPNGRYQRTTVVNESGLYALVFGSRLPAAGRFKHYVTSQILPSVRKYGAYMDPSVLSQVEKDPDACERLLCSLRAVLSEKQALEKQLALAEPKALFADAVIGDSRTISMYGMADLLKTAGYQGMSREILMEKLRQLGYLSVQPGSLNHPMARANGLIELCVRVIWPKDAQGRRIPNRRPLVLHVPRVTGAGQVHFMSLFSGKEAAH; encoded by the coding sequence ATGACCCGATCACAGAACCGCTACACCCCTGTCTGCCTGCCCCAGATTTTTGGCGGCCAGCGCTTCCGCGCGCTGTACGACGCTCAGGACGGCACCGTTTACTTTGTCCTCAATGATCTCTGCGCCCTGCTGGGGCACTCCAATGCCCGCATGGCCGCCAAACGCCATGTGGCGCCCCAGGATGTCACCAAACGTTACGTCCTGGACCCCAACGGGCGTTACCAGCGCACCACCGTGGTCAACGAGTCAGGGCTCTACGCCCTGGTCTTTGGCAGCCGCCTGCCTGCCGCTGGGCGCTTCAAGCACTACGTGACCAGCCAGATTCTGCCCAGTGTGCGCAAATACGGCGCTTACATGGACCCGTCGGTGCTGTCTCAGGTCGAAAAGGACCCGGACGCCTGCGAAAGGCTTCTCTGCTCCCTGCGGGCTGTCCTTTCCGAAAAGCAGGCCCTGGAAAAGCAGCTGGCCCTGGCCGAGCCCAAAGCCCTCTTTGCCGACGCGGTCATCGGCGACAGCCGCACCATCAGCATGTATGGCATGGCCGACCTTTTAAAAACCGCGGGATACCAGGGCATGAGCCGTGAAATTCTCATGGAAAAGCTGCGTCAGCTGGGGTATCTCAGCGTGCAGCCCGGCAGTCTGAACCATCCCATGGCCCGGGCCAACGGCCTCATCGAGCTGTGCGTCCGGGTCATCTGGCCAAAGGACGCCCAGGGCAGACGCATCCCGAACCGCCGCCCCCTGGTGCTGCATGTGCCCCGCGTCACCGGCGCCGGGCAGGTGCATTTCATGAGCCTGTTTTCAGGAAAGGAGGCCGCCCATTAA